The following are encoded together in the Adhaeribacter arboris genome:
- a CDS encoding BatA domain-containing protein — translation MLQLLSSFWFIALAGLLVPVLIHLWNKKPPRVIKVGSIKWLAATASKKARSLRFQDWPLLLLRCLLLTVLVLFLVQPVWRQTLPPKSQKYVWVAPELLITPNLPLIQNTLDSLTQQNYELRQLRNTFPLLSAEDWINIKQGKLLIKADSGATNYWTLVQQLSHKFSTALEHLIFTPNNLNNFAGRRPVLNNTIHWVTIPTNQNKIWVQEAFPSNVDSLTVLLGRSTSSETRFTPYPFAKPISNQTVTIPDAPALLFSQEGKRAFLKIRNTPEIIEVEKDSMRVAIIYNQSRQADAGYVRATLEALRSYTHRPVAVQLSTTLNNLNSKADFLFWLSDAAIPDNIKLKLAQGLFIFKDVPTGIKSTTANWLTVTGWPASIRLSKHAPISRENSLQSWKNNYGESILHFVPAGKGGTYYFASRFNSQWNSLPESSYFPEILSSLLWPEPTIKYDARLIAETQVQPVIRRPTSHIVSENIHLRDLKYWFLLLAAILFLLERMVSFQKARV, via the coding sequence ATGTTGCAACTGCTTTCTTCCTTTTGGTTTATCGCACTGGCTGGCCTATTGGTTCCGGTGCTGATTCACCTCTGGAATAAAAAGCCGCCCAGAGTTATTAAGGTAGGGAGTATTAAATGGCTGGCAGCTACGGCCAGTAAAAAAGCCCGTAGCCTGCGTTTTCAGGATTGGCCTTTGCTCTTGCTGCGCTGTCTGCTTTTAACCGTATTGGTTTTGTTTCTGGTGCAGCCCGTCTGGAGGCAAACGCTTCCGCCGAAAAGCCAAAAATACGTTTGGGTAGCACCAGAACTTCTAATAACACCTAATTTACCGCTTATTCAAAATACCCTTGATTCCCTGACCCAACAAAATTATGAACTGCGGCAACTGAGAAACACCTTTCCGCTTCTATCTGCCGAAGATTGGATAAACATCAAACAAGGCAAATTACTAATTAAGGCAGATTCTGGGGCGACAAATTATTGGACTTTAGTCCAACAGTTAAGCCATAAATTTTCAACTGCATTAGAGCATTTAATTTTTACACCAAATAATTTAAATAATTTCGCTGGTCGTCGGCCAGTTTTAAATAATACGATTCACTGGGTAACTATTCCAACCAACCAGAACAAAATTTGGGTGCAGGAAGCTTTTCCATCCAATGTCGATTCGCTTACTGTTTTACTGGGCCGTAGTACCAGTTCCGAAACTAGGTTTACGCCTTATCCTTTCGCTAAACCAATATCTAACCAGACAGTAACCATTCCTGATGCCCCTGCTTTACTATTTTCCCAGGAAGGTAAACGAGCTTTTTTGAAAATACGGAATACTCCAGAAATAATAGAAGTGGAGAAAGATTCCATGCGCGTTGCTATTATCTATAACCAAAGCCGCCAAGCAGATGCCGGATACGTGCGGGCGACCTTGGAAGCGCTTCGCTCCTACACGCATCGTCCCGTTGCTGTTCAATTGAGCACTACCCTTAATAATTTAAACAGTAAAGCAGATTTTCTTTTCTGGCTATCCGACGCGGCTATTCCGGATAATATCAAGCTTAAACTAGCGCAAGGGCTTTTTATTTTTAAGGATGTACCAACCGGAATAAAAAGTACCACCGCTAACTGGCTTACGGTAACGGGCTGGCCCGCATCCATTCGATTAAGTAAACATGCGCCTATTTCCCGCGAAAATAGTTTGCAAAGCTGGAAAAACAATTACGGCGAATCTATTTTGCACTTTGTACCCGCCGGAAAAGGCGGCACTTATTACTTTGCCAGCCGGTTTAATTCCCAATGGAACAGTTTGCCCGAAAGCAGCTATTTCCCGGAAATTCTTAGCTCCTTGCTCTGGCCGGAACCAACAATAAAATACGACGCCCGCCTTATTGCTGAAACCCAGGTGCAACCCGTAATTCGTCGGCCAACCAGCCATATAGTTTCTGAAAATATTCATTTACGGGATTTGAAATATTGGTTTCTATTACTCGCCGCTATTTTATTTTTACTGGAACGGATGGTAAGCTTTCAAAAGGCAAGAGTATGA
- a CDS encoding DUF58 domain-containing protein produces the protein MQTKLIDPQTLAALKDLSLVARMVVAGFTAGLHNSLKRGAGLEFSQYRSYQPGDDLRQLDWKMFARSDRYYIRESETDTNLRVQFVVDASNSMNYEEAGMSKITYAKLVVACLGYLAVQQGDEISLHVLHENKLTNILPAGSNRQLPRFFTALDKLTATGRFATVPVSNSLLQTTKKKTITVFLSDMYEQETEITDVLSSLRRRGQEVLLLHLLGKQELNLAYSGAVLLEDLETGETIQVDSSQQRLLYEANYQAWLQKLAASLRKKQITYDQLLLHEPLDKALRLLLKYRLQR, from the coding sequence ATGCAAACCAAGTTAATAGATCCGCAAACCCTGGCCGCCCTAAAAGATCTGTCTTTAGTGGCACGCATGGTGGTGGCTGGGTTTACTGCCGGTTTGCATAATAGTCTGAAACGAGGTGCTGGATTAGAGTTTAGCCAATACCGGAGCTACCAGCCCGGCGACGATTTGCGACAACTGGACTGGAAAATGTTTGCCCGCTCCGACCGATATTATATCCGGGAATCTGAAACCGATACCAATTTGCGGGTACAATTTGTGGTAGATGCCAGTAATTCCATGAACTACGAGGAAGCCGGTATGAGTAAAATAACTTACGCTAAATTAGTGGTGGCTTGTTTAGGTTATTTGGCAGTCCAACAAGGCGATGAAATCTCCTTACACGTATTACACGAAAACAAATTAACTAATATTTTACCCGCCGGTAGTAACCGTCAGTTGCCCCGCTTTTTTACCGCACTCGATAAATTAACGGCCACCGGCCGTTTTGCTACAGTGCCAGTAAGCAATAGTTTATTACAAACCACTAAAAAGAAAACCATTACCGTTTTTCTGAGCGATATGTACGAACAGGAAACGGAAATTACGGATGTATTAAGTTCTTTGCGCCGTCGCGGCCAGGAGGTTCTATTGCTGCACCTATTGGGTAAGCAGGAATTAAATTTAGCTTATTCGGGTGCGGTATTATTGGAGGATTTAGAAACCGGCGAAACGATTCAGGTAGATTCTAGCCAACAACGGTTGCTGTACGAAGCCAATTACCAGGCTTGGTTGCAAAAATTGGCCGCTAGCTTGCGCAAAAAACAAATTACTTACGACCAGTTGCTATTGCACGAACCTTTAGATAAAGCGCTGCGCTTATTGCTGAAGTATCGTCTGCAGCGATAA
- a CDS encoding AAA family ATPase: MQTEEQVHYLLAKLPQLKTEIGKIIVGQEQVLEEVLITLLAGGHGLLEGVPGLAKTLLVRTLANATDCVFRRIQFTPDLMPTDILGTEILEEDHSTGKRFFKFNEGPVFANIVLADEINRTPPKTQAALLEAMQEFEITYAGKTYVLPRPFFILATQNPIEQAGTYPLPEAQLDRFLLYIRIQYPTEQEELSILANTTGTHQPEVKAALTSHDLVQLQKLVREVTISPDLVSYVNQLVRNTRSATTTVSMVKEYVRWGAGPRAGQALILTAKARALLHNRFSVTAPDIQTLAYPVLRHRIVTDFNAEAEEINTDRVVSELLKAIKLPKSSLK; this comes from the coding sequence GTGCAAACCGAAGAACAAGTACATTATTTATTAGCTAAATTACCGCAGCTCAAAACTGAAATCGGGAAAATAATTGTGGGGCAGGAACAGGTTCTGGAAGAAGTGCTCATTACTTTATTAGCAGGTGGTCATGGTTTGCTGGAAGGAGTACCGGGCCTGGCAAAAACCTTATTAGTTCGTACGTTGGCTAACGCCACAGATTGTGTTTTTCGGCGCATTCAGTTTACGCCCGATTTAATGCCCACCGATATTTTAGGTACCGAAATTCTGGAGGAAGACCATAGTACCGGTAAGCGTTTTTTTAAATTTAACGAAGGTCCCGTTTTCGCCAATATTGTTCTGGCCGATGAAATTAACCGGACTCCCCCTAAAACCCAGGCCGCCTTACTCGAAGCCATGCAGGAGTTTGAGATAACCTACGCCGGTAAAACCTATGTGCTGCCCCGCCCTTTTTTTATTTTAGCTACTCAAAACCCCATTGAACAAGCCGGCACGTATCCCTTACCAGAAGCTCAGCTCGACCGGTTTTTATTGTACATCCGTATTCAGTACCCCACCGAACAAGAAGAATTAAGTATTTTGGCCAACACAACCGGCACCCACCAACCAGAAGTAAAAGCCGCTTTAACCAGCCACGACTTAGTGCAATTACAAAAATTAGTGCGGGAAGTAACCATTAGTCCGGATTTAGTTTCTTACGTGAACCAGCTGGTACGGAATACCCGCTCGGCTACCACCACGGTTAGTATGGTAAAAGAATACGTGCGCTGGGGTGCTGGTCCAAGGGCCGGACAAGCTTTAATCTTAACGGCTAAAGCCCGGGCCTTGCTGCATAATCGTTTCTCGGTTACTGCCCCGGATATTCAAACCTTAGCTTACCCCGTACTGCGGCACCGCATCGTAACCGATTTTAACGCCGAGGCGGAAGAAATAAATACCGACCGCGTAGTTTCCGAGTTATTAAAAGCCATTAAACTTCCGAAATCTAGTTTAAAATAA
- a CDS encoding DUF4159 domain-containing protein, translated as MLFTSAFTFVRLQYRSGDWDTDIRMPSNILNSLIEYTTLPVNTQEKVVLLESDDLFLHPFCYLSGHKLVQFTAKEKSNFKKYVKNGGFVFVDDCNHDIDGLFARSFERQMETCFGSNALRKIPNTHPIYKAFFKFPDGPPPTSFELNGWGDDLVHDYLKAIIIDGRIGVLYSNKDYGCEWDYDFRNKRWLAEDNTKFGVNIIMYALTA; from the coding sequence ATGCTTTTTACCTCGGCTTTTACTTTTGTTCGTTTGCAATACCGTTCCGGCGATTGGGATACCGATATCCGGATGCCTTCGAACATCCTGAATTCCCTTATTGAATATACCACCCTTCCGGTAAATACCCAGGAGAAAGTAGTGTTGTTGGAAAGCGACGATTTATTTTTACATCCTTTCTGTTATCTCAGCGGGCATAAACTAGTTCAGTTTACGGCCAAAGAGAAAAGCAACTTCAAAAAATACGTTAAAAACGGTGGTTTTGTCTTTGTCGACGATTGCAACCACGACATCGACGGCCTTTTTGCCCGCTCGTTCGAACGACAAATGGAAACCTGCTTTGGCAGCAACGCTTTGCGCAAAATCCCCAATACACATCCTATTTATAAAGCTTTTTTTAAATTTCCGGATGGTCCGCCGCCCACTTCTTTTGAACTAAACGGCTGGGGCGATGACCTGGTGCACGATTATTTAAAAGCCATAATAATTGATGGCCGGATAGGCGTTTTATACAGCAACAAAGATTACGGCTGTGAATGGGATTACGATTTCCGGAACAAACGTTGGCTAGCCGAAGATAATACCAAGTTTGGCGTTAATATAATTATGTACGCGCTCACTGCCTAA
- a CDS encoding TldD/PmbA family protein, translating to MATILSKVEAESLCKKILSYSKAETCEINILGEERGNLRYARNTVSTSGSLVNKNIAVQSSFGKRVGTATIDEFDEASLEKVVRRSEELARLSPESPEFVPPLTPQEYLESRGFVEATANASPATRAEAVAQSLELVRAQNLTAAGYLENYKGYTALMNSKGLFAYYPSTNVDFSLTVRTADGKGSGYATKGYNDIQKLDTAAASRVAIQKAQGSVNAKAIEPGKYTVILEPTAAAVLLENLFFNLDARSADEGRSFLSKPGGKTKLGEKLVDERIHIYSDPQHPELPTSPWAGDGRKQEKINWIEKGVIKNLTYSRYWAEKQGVKAVPPPKGFIMEGGNASLEDLIKGTDKGILVTRLWYIRTVDPQTLLLTGLTRDGTFYIENGKIAFPVKNFRFNESPVIMLNNLEAMGKPERTVSGESFQNYMIPPLKIRDFTFTSLSDAV from the coding sequence ATGGCAACAATATTATCAAAGGTAGAGGCAGAAAGCTTGTGCAAGAAGATTCTGAGCTATTCTAAAGCGGAAACGTGCGAAATAAATATTCTGGGTGAAGAAAGAGGCAATTTGCGTTATGCCCGCAACACAGTTTCTACCAGCGGTTCGCTCGTCAATAAAAATATTGCGGTACAATCGTCTTTTGGTAAGCGCGTGGGTACGGCCACCATTGATGAATTTGATGAAGCTTCGCTGGAAAAAGTAGTACGCCGCTCAGAAGAACTAGCCCGCTTATCGCCGGAAAGCCCGGAATTTGTGCCACCGCTTACTCCCCAGGAGTATTTAGAGAGCAGAGGCTTTGTGGAGGCTACGGCTAATGCCAGTCCGGCTACCCGCGCCGAAGCCGTAGCGCAAAGCCTGGAGCTAGTTCGGGCTCAGAATTTAACGGCCGCTGGCTACCTCGAAAATTACAAAGGCTACACGGCCCTAATGAATTCGAAAGGTTTATTTGCCTATTACCCCAGCACCAACGTCGACTTTTCTCTAACCGTCCGGACAGCCGATGGAAAAGGTTCGGGCTATGCCACTAAGGGTTACAACGATATTCAAAAATTAGATACGGCGGCCGCTTCCCGGGTAGCCATTCAGAAAGCACAAGGCTCGGTAAACGCCAAAGCCATTGAACCCGGAAAATACACCGTAATACTGGAGCCGACGGCCGCCGCCGTATTGCTGGAAAACTTATTTTTTAACCTGGATGCCCGTAGCGCCGACGAAGGCCGCAGCTTTCTGAGTAAACCCGGCGGAAAAACCAAACTCGGCGAAAAGTTAGTAGATGAGCGAATTCATATTTACTCCGACCCGCAGCACCCGGAACTACCCACTTCACCGTGGGCTGGTGATGGCCGCAAACAGGAAAAAATTAATTGGATTGAAAAGGGCGTCATCAAAAACTTAACTTATTCCCGATACTGGGCCGAAAAACAAGGCGTAAAAGCAGTGCCGCCGCCTAAGGGGTTTATCATGGAGGGCGGCAACGCCAGCCTGGAAGATCTGATTAAAGGTACTGATAAAGGCATCCTGGTTACGCGCTTGTGGTATATCCGGACGGTAGACCCGCAAACCTTACTTTTAACCGGTCTTACCCGCGATGGCACTTTTTACATCGAAAATGGCAAAATAGCTTTTCCGGTTAAAAACTTCCGGTTTAATGAGAGTCCGGTTATTATGCTCAACAACCTGGAAGCGATGGGTAAACCCGAGCGAACCGTAAGCGGTGAATCTTTCCAAAACTACATGATTCCGCCGTTAAAAATTCGAGATTTTACCTTTACCAGTTTATCCGATGCGGTTTAA
- a CDS encoding TldD/PmbA family protein translates to MRRRDFLQLTSIGMGSVLLSQVPAFGRAVSPEAYLEIIDVALKKRLADAALNAAKSKGATYADVRIGRYLRQFVITREEKVENIVNTESYGVGIRVIANGCWGFAAVVDAKTEQEVAFAAADAVAIAKANARLQTEPVQLAPQKGAGEVTWKTPIQKNAFEIPIKEKADLLLTANAAALKNGANYVNSLLFLVNEQKYFASTDGSYIDQDVHRIWPVFQVTSIDKTTGKFETRDSLSAPVGRGYEYLTTNPQDKISGVTTRYHKGYDMLEDIVAAAKQSKAKLTAKTVVPGKYDLVLDPSHLWLTIHESVGHPLELDRVLGYEANFAGTSFATLDKWQSKTFKYGSPQVNLFADKTQPGSLGYVAYDDEGVKTKRWDLVKNGTLVNYQAIRDQAHIIGEKESHGCCYADSWSNVQFQRMANVSLAAGTLPLSVEQMIKDVKKGIYIIGDGSFSIDQQRYNFQFGGQLFYEIKDGKIAGMLKDVAYQSNTQEFWNSCTAICDERDYRLGGTFFDGKGQPEQISAVSHGSATARFNGVNVINTARKL, encoded by the coding sequence TTGAGACGACGTGATTTCCTTCAGTTAACTTCTATTGGCATGGGCAGCGTATTGCTGTCGCAGGTGCCGGCGTTTGGCCGTGCGGTTTCTCCGGAAGCTTATTTAGAAATTATAGACGTAGCCCTGAAAAAAAGGCTGGCCGACGCCGCGTTAAATGCCGCTAAGTCCAAAGGAGCTACCTACGCCGACGTGCGCATTGGCCGTTACTTAAGGCAGTTTGTGATAACCCGCGAAGAAAAAGTAGAAAATATTGTTAATACCGAATCGTACGGCGTGGGCATCCGGGTTATTGCCAATGGTTGCTGGGGTTTTGCCGCTGTGGTAGATGCCAAAACGGAACAGGAAGTTGCTTTCGCCGCCGCCGATGCGGTAGCTATTGCCAAAGCCAATGCCCGCTTGCAAACGGAGCCGGTACAATTGGCCCCGCAAAAAGGAGCCGGAGAAGTAACCTGGAAAACGCCCATTCAGAAAAACGCTTTTGAAATACCCATCAAAGAAAAAGCCGATTTATTACTTACCGCTAATGCCGCCGCCCTCAAAAACGGAGCAAATTATGTAAACTCGCTTTTGTTTTTAGTAAACGAACAAAAATATTTTGCCTCCACTGATGGCTCTTACATCGATCAGGATGTGCACCGCATTTGGCCGGTTTTTCAGGTAACTTCTATAGATAAAACTACGGGTAAATTTGAAACCCGCGATTCTTTAAGCGCTCCGGTGGGCCGGGGTTATGAATATTTAACTACTAACCCCCAGGATAAAATAAGTGGCGTTACTACCCGCTACCACAAAGGCTACGACATGCTCGAAGATATTGTAGCCGCTGCCAAGCAAAGTAAAGCAAAACTGACCGCCAAAACCGTAGTACCCGGTAAATACGATTTAGTTTTGGATCCTTCGCATCTGTGGCTTACTATTCACGAATCGGTGGGGCACCCCTTGGAATTGGATCGGGTTTTGGGGTACGAAGCTAACTTTGCCGGAACCAGCTTTGCCACTCTGGATAAATGGCAGAGTAAAACCTTTAAATACGGTAGTCCGCAGGTAAATTTATTTGCCGATAAAACGCAGCCTGGCTCTTTGGGTTACGTTGCCTACGACGACGAAGGTGTTAAAACCAAGCGCTGGGATTTAGTAAAAAATGGAACCTTGGTAAATTACCAGGCTATCCGCGACCAGGCGCACATTATTGGTGAAAAAGAATCGCATGGCTGCTGTTACGCCGACAGTTGGAGCAATGTACAGTTTCAGCGGATGGCGAATGTTTCGCTCGCAGCGGGCACCCTGCCCCTCAGCGTAGAACAAATGATAAAAGATGTAAAAAAAGGCATTTATATTATTGGCGACGGCTCTTTCTCGATTGACCAGCAACGTTACAATTTTCAGTTTGGCGGACAGCTTTTTTACGAAATAAAAGACGGTAAAATTGCCGGCATGCTCAAAGATGTGGCTTACCAATCGAACACGCAGGAATTCTGGAACTCCTGCACGGCTATCTGCGACGAGCGCGATTACCGGTTAGGCGGCACTTTTTTCGATGGCAAAGGACAACCCGAACAGATAAGCGCCGTGTCGCACGGCAGTGCCACCGCTCGGTTTAATGGTGTAAACGTTATCAATACCGCCCGGAAGCTGTAG
- a CDS encoding DUF3368 domain-containing protein translates to MPELIICDTSCLILFDKIGKLELLRQCYDTIYVTPIIAAEFGDALPDWIKTIEAKNQALQKTLTHVLGPGESSAIALTFDLPDSIVALDDLKARKVAKSLNLKITGSLGILVKAKEKGYVEKLSPVLEQVQETDFRISENIFKKILAIVGE, encoded by the coding sequence ATGCCTGAATTAATTATCTGCGACACAAGTTGTTTGATTTTATTTGATAAAATAGGCAAACTGGAGCTTCTCAGACAATGTTATGACACTATTTATGTTACGCCCATTATAGCCGCCGAATTTGGTGATGCTTTACCTGATTGGATAAAAACAATAGAAGCAAAAAACCAAGCACTTCAAAAGACACTCACCCATGTTTTAGGACCAGGAGAATCAAGCGCCATTGCCTTGACTTTTGATTTACCTGATTCTATTGTAGCACTTGACGACTTAAAAGCCAGAAAAGTAGCCAAATCACTAAATCTGAAAATTACGGGAAGTTTAGGAATTTTAGTCAAAGCTAAAGAAAAAGGCTATGTTGAAAAGCTTTCGCCAGTTCTGGAGCAAGTGCAAGAAACTGATTTCAGGATATCAGAAAATATATTTAAAAAAATTCTAGCAATAGTAGGAGAATGA
- a CDS encoding UPF0175 family protein, with the protein MRIVNLSLPENLDINEPELKIILAGELYEREKLSLGQAADLAGLSKRAFIEIMGMYGFSLFSKSEEDLLSDIANA; encoded by the coding sequence ATGAGAATAGTAAACTTATCCCTACCGGAGAATCTGGATATAAATGAACCAGAGTTGAAAATAATATTAGCTGGTGAGTTATACGAAAGAGAAAAGCTTTCTTTAGGTCAAGCCGCTGATTTAGCCGGACTTTCTAAAAGAGCTTTCATAGAAATAATGGGTATGTACGGATTTTCTCTGTTCAGCAAATCAGAAGAAGATTTATTATCTGATATTGCCAATGCCTGA
- a CDS encoding TldD/PmbA family protein, with product MAILNKEEAQAILRKILSYSKADECEVNLSGTEGGNIRYARNSVSTSGAEENTSLAIESRFGKRAGTATINEFDDAALQKLVRQAEETARLAPENPEYIEFLSPQTYLPTNAHFASTANITPEYRAEVAGKSIEMANAQKLTAAGFLEDYSNFNAKMNSKGLFAYNQDSSVEFSVTMRTADGTGSGYATRDFSDVSKFDAVEASQVAIAKAMGSSNAKAIEPGKYTVILEPAALMANTDASLMGALLNSLDTRNADEGRSFLAKKGGGTKLGEKLFDERITIYSDPTNPDIPSSGWADDGRPQEKITWIEKGVVKNLYNTRYWAQHKNIKSIPRPGGFIMLGGTQSIDDMIKSTDRGILVTRLWYIRAVDPQTLLYTGLTRDGTFYIENGKIKHPVKNFRFNESPVIMLNNLEALGKPQRVGGNLVPPMKIRDFTFTSLSDAV from the coding sequence ATGGCAATACTAAACAAAGAAGAAGCGCAAGCTATTTTACGCAAAATTTTAAGTTACTCCAAAGCAGATGAATGCGAGGTTAATTTGAGCGGAACCGAGGGCGGCAACATCCGGTATGCGCGTAACAGTGTTTCTACGAGTGGGGCAGAAGAAAATACTTCACTGGCGATAGAATCACGTTTCGGTAAACGCGCGGGCACGGCTACAATTAACGAATTCGACGATGCCGCGCTGCAAAAATTAGTGCGGCAAGCCGAAGAAACTGCGCGCTTAGCCCCTGAAAACCCAGAATACATCGAATTTTTAAGCCCACAAACCTACTTGCCCACCAACGCGCACTTTGCTTCTACGGCCAATATTACCCCAGAATACCGGGCCGAAGTAGCCGGTAAAAGCATTGAGATGGCCAATGCTCAGAAATTAACTGCCGCTGGTTTCCTGGAAGATTACAGCAACTTCAACGCAAAAATGAATTCGAAAGGTTTATTTGCCTACAACCAGGATTCAAGCGTAGAATTTTCGGTAACCATGCGCACTGCCGATGGTACCGGTTCTGGTTACGCCACCCGCGATTTTAGCGACGTTAGTAAGTTTGACGCGGTCGAAGCTTCGCAGGTAGCTATTGCCAAAGCCATGGGCTCTTCGAATGCGAAAGCGATTGAACCCGGAAAATACACGGTTATTCTGGAGCCCGCCGCTTTAATGGCCAACACCGACGCCAGTTTGATGGGAGCTTTACTCAACAGTTTAGATACCCGTAATGCCGACGAAGGCCGCAGCTTTCTGGCTAAAAAAGGTGGTGGCACTAAACTTGGCGAAAAATTATTTGACGAACGCATCACCATTTACTCCGACCCTACTAACCCGGACATACCTAGCAGCGGTTGGGCGGACGATGGCCGGCCGCAAGAGAAAATAACCTGGATTGAAAAAGGCGTGGTTAAAAACCTGTACAACACCCGTTACTGGGCGCAGCATAAAAACATCAAATCTATTCCGCGGCCCGGCGGCTTTATTATGCTGGGTGGCACCCAAAGCATCGACGACATGATTAAAAGTACCGACCGGGGCATTTTGGTAACCCGCTTGTGGTACATCCGGGCGGTAGACCCGCAAACCTTACTGTACACCGGCCTCACCCGCGACGGTACTTTTTACATTGAGAACGGTAAAATAAAACACCCGGTAAAAAATTTCCGGTTCAACGAAAGCCCGGTAATCATGCTCAACAACCTCGAAGCTTTAGGAAAGCCCCAACGCGTAGGCGGCAATCTGGTTCCGCCCATGAAAATCCGGGACTTCACGTTTACCAGTTTGTCGGATGCGGTTTAA
- a CDS encoding TldD/PmbA family protein — MKRRNFIQLTSAGMGGLLLGSVPVFGHAVHPDAYLETVDVALKKRLADAALNAAKAKGATYADVRIGRYLQQYLFTREKQVQNIVNAESYGVGIRVLANGTWGFAATSNVTEAGIAKAAAQAVAIAQANAKFQKEPVQLAPVKGTGEVTWRTPIVKNAFAVPVAEKADLLLAANAKAMENGTSFVNSNLFQINEQKYFASTDGSYIDQDVHRIWPTFTVTAVDKTTGKFRTREALSSPMGMGYEYLSNPAPKIAGPAGTGLQGYYKYYDILEDAAAAAKQAKAKISAKSVVPGKYDLVLDPNHLGLTIHESVGHATELDRVLGYEANYAGTSFATLDKWQSKNFKYGSKLVNIFADKTQPGSLGYVEYDDEGVKTKRWDLIKEGLLVNYQATRDQAHIIHEKESHGCCYADNWSSVQFQRMANVSLAPGKTKLSVDDMIKNVEKGIYISGRGSFSIDQQRYNFQFGGTVFHEIKNGKIVGMLEDVAYQANTQEFWNSCAAICDESDYRLFGSFFDGKGQPAQISAVSHGSSTTRFNGVNVINTARKI, encoded by the coding sequence TTGAAACGACGCAATTTTATTCAGTTAACTTCTGCCGGCATGGGCGGTTTGCTTTTAGGATCGGTGCCGGTATTTGGCCACGCCGTACATCCCGATGCTTATCTAGAAACCGTGGACGTGGCCTTGAAAAAAAGGCTGGCCGATGCGGCCTTAAATGCCGCTAAAGCCAAAGGCGCTACTTACGCCGACGTACGCATTGGCCGTTACTTGCAACAGTATCTTTTTACCCGCGAGAAACAAGTACAAAACATTGTCAACGCGGAATCTTACGGGGTAGGAATCCGGGTACTGGCCAACGGTACCTGGGGCTTTGCGGCCACCAGTAATGTTACGGAGGCGGGTATTGCCAAGGCTGCCGCACAAGCCGTAGCTATTGCCCAGGCCAATGCTAAATTTCAGAAAGAACCCGTGCAACTGGCCCCGGTAAAAGGCACCGGCGAAGTTACCTGGCGCACTCCCATCGTGAAAAATGCTTTTGCGGTGCCTGTAGCCGAAAAAGCGGATTTATTATTGGCGGCCAACGCCAAAGCCATGGAGAACGGGACTAGTTTTGTAAATTCTAACCTGTTTCAGATAAATGAACAAAAATATTTCGCCTCTACCGATGGTTCTTATATCGATCAGGATGTGCACCGAATTTGGCCCACTTTTACGGTAACGGCAGTAGATAAAACTACTGGTAAATTCCGGACCCGGGAAGCCCTGAGCAGCCCCATGGGAATGGGTTATGAATATTTAAGTAATCCTGCCCCTAAAATTGCCGGTCCGGCTGGTACCGGTTTGCAAGGTTATTATAAATATTATGATATTCTGGAAGATGCCGCCGCCGCCGCCAAACAAGCTAAAGCTAAAATTTCGGCTAAATCGGTAGTTCCCGGCAAATATGATTTAGTATTGGATCCCAATCATTTAGGCTTAACCATTCACGAATCCGTGGGCCACGCCACCGAGTTAGACCGGGTACTGGGTTATGAAGCCAATTACGCGGGCACCAGTTTCGCCACTTTAGATAAATGGCAAAGCAAAAACTTTAAATACGGCAGTAAGCTGGTTAATATTTTCGCCGATAAAACGCAGCCCGGCTCTTTGGGTTATGTAGAATACGACGATGAAGGGGTAAAAACCAAACGCTGGGACCTTATTAAAGAAGGCTTATTGGTAAATTACCAGGCAACCCGCGACCAAGCGCATATTATTCACGAAAAAGAATCGCATGGCTGTTGCTACGCCGATAATTGGAGTTCGGTGCAGTTCCAACGCATGGCCAACGTGTCTTTGGCGCCCGGTAAAACCAAGCTATCCGTTGATGATATGATTAAAAACGTGGAAAAAGGCATTTATATTTCCGGCCGCGGCTCATTCTCCATCGATCAGCAACGCTATAATTTCCAGTTTGGCGGTACGGTTTTCCACGAGATTAAAAATGGTAAAATTGTGGGCATGCTGGAAGATGTGGCTTATCAGGCGAACACCCAGGAATTCTGGAATTCCTGCGCGGCTATCTGCGATGAAAGCGATTACCGTTTATTCGGTTCTTTCTTCGATGGCAAAGGCCAACCGGCCCAAATAAGTGCCGTGTCGCACGGCAGTTCTACTACCCGCTTTAACGGAGTGAATGTAATTAATACTGCCCGGAAGATTTAA